A part of Curtobacterium sp. MCLR17_036 genomic DNA contains:
- a CDS encoding cold-shock protein: MASTGTVKWFNNEKGFGFIAPDDGSADVFAHFSAIAGNGYKSLEENQKVEFDITEGRKGPQAENITVLG, translated from the coding sequence ATGGCATCTACCGGTACCGTCAAGTGGTTCAACAACGAAAAGGGCTTCGGCTTCATCGCCCCGGACGACGGCAGCGCTGACGTCTTCGCGCACTTCTCCGCGATCGCCGGCAACGGCTACAAGTCGCTGGAGGAGAACCAGAAGGTGGAGTTCGACATCACCGAGGGCCGCAAGGGCCCGCAGGCGGAGAACATCACCGTCCTCGGCTGA
- a CDS encoding SseB family protein, protein MADKEQRFRSEQLEEALAKQDVAAVAFALRNDIVIVPRLVTGKKDMQVRVFGREGSDKRILLLFSSADAYTAMVPDEKIRQVMVYDGPRLEEFLAAHLDLLEGVFFDIAGPHTMQATPEDLLAALRA, encoded by the coding sequence ATGGCAGACAAGGAACAGCGCTTCCGGAGTGAACAACTCGAGGAAGCCCTCGCGAAGCAGGACGTCGCTGCGGTGGCGTTCGCGCTGCGCAACGACATCGTGATCGTCCCCCGACTCGTCACCGGCAAGAAGGACATGCAGGTGCGGGTGTTCGGCCGTGAGGGCTCGGACAAGCGCATCCTGCTGCTGTTCTCGTCGGCAGACGCCTACACGGCGATGGTGCCCGACGAGAAGATCCGACAGGTCATGGTCTACGACGGACCGCGGCTCGAGGAGTTCCTCGCGGCGCACCTCGACCTGCTCGAGGGCGTGTTCTTCGACATCGCCGGCCCGCACACCATGCAGGCGACGCCCGAGGACCTGCTGGCCGCATTGCGCGCCTGA